The sequence aaagaccctggtgttgggaaagatggagggcacaaggagaaggggatgacagaggacaagatggttggacagtgttctcgaagctacaaacatgagtctgaccaaactgcgggaggcagtggaagacaggagtgcctggcgtgctctggtccatggagtcatgaagagtcggacacgactaaacgactaaacaatagctgtcaacttttctcttttcttgcgaggaatcctattctgaataacggaatttccttttaaaaaagggaaacgttgacagctacggATAGGAAGGCGACCTCGGAGGAGCCCGCCCGCGGGGTTTTTCTGACACTCCTCCTTCTGACTAGGAGGAAGCAAGAGCGGGACAAGACTGATAGCTAGCAGTAGAGCGGGTTGAGCTCCTGCTTGGGAAAATCAGATGCAGGAAGACGCCCCTTCGAACGTGCTCGCGGCAATCACGGGCTCTGTCCCCGCCGACGAGTCCGCTGGTGTCGAAAGCGGGGTTCCTTCTCTACGGACGCGACACGCCACGCGACCGAGAATGCGGGCGGGCGGCCCACAGACAGAGGACAGAAATCGGCGCAGAGCTTCTCTGCCCGAGGGAAGAGGAAGTAGCAGCCCGGTAAGGAGAGAGGAGTCGGTCAGGGCCGTTGGAAGATCTCTGAGCGCAGGCGGTGGAATGCGGTGGACGTGGCGGCACCAGATCCTCCCCGTCTATAGCCCTTCGCGCCGTTCCGTGAGCGCCCCAGAGACTTTGGAGGGGCAGGGCGCAATGGGGGAGAGAGGCGCGTTGcagagaaaaaaacacaccttctcGGAGGATGCCCTGGGCCTTGAAGGATACCTCTCTGGCACTTATGACTCTGAAAGGCCAAGAGCCCAGCTGAGGCAAATACACATCCCCTTGTTCGGTGCTCTGAGCTTTGAAGGATACAACCCTTACGTCACCAATGATCCCTACAAACCTGCTGACATCTATGGTGACTTTAACTCTGGGAGAGAAAACCGCTTCCTTTCAGGCATCCAGGTGGGGAACTGCAATACCCTCTGCTTGAAGAAGTCTCTGGCCCCTGCGGTTCATCCTGGGAACTCTTCTGAAGAGGATTCTGGGCTCCCAATCAAATCATTTCTGCTGTCAGGTCACCATTTGACCTATAATAGAGCCATCTATGGTCTCCTGGCGTGCACCCTGGAGAGTTTAGATGAGTCCGAGCTAAAAAAGTTCAAGGGCGAACTCTGCCATTTCTACCTTCCGATGGGCGATCTCCAGGCCACCCAGGACTGGCTGCAGGAACGTGGTGCTTGGACTCTCTGCCATCTGCTGCTCAGACACTATGATGTGGATGGTGCCGTGGAGGTGGCAGCCAAGGTGCTGAAGGCCATCGACTGCCAGCCGCATGCGGACAAGCTTCTCCGTGGAAGGGCAAGTAAGGACCTCGGAAAGGGGAACATTTGTTTGAGCCTGATTATCTCCTCATGAATAAATGTTGGCTGGAGGAAGAGAGGTTTCTTTAGCTGGGTCGTGTTTGTCATAAACTTATTATTTACATTCTCAGTGTGTCTTAACCAATTGGAGGGAGGACTCAGAAATCGCAGGTCTCTCTTCCTATAcagtatttatattattttattgcatAAAATTTATACCTCAGTtggttgtaaaaaaaaccaacaaccctcaaGCAGTTTTTAATGCCCCTCTTTGCCCTTCCTCCACCTCACATTATTTCTTCACATCGTTTCAACATGGACATTAAATGGCAAGAATCACATTATTTATCATCTTTGCATTGTAGCTCTCAATTCCTCTTTCATGCTTTATTCATTTCCCCTTCTTTGCAATTATTTTGAAAAATGACACTACAAATGAGTGCACACAACCAGTGATCTCAAACAGACACAGTTTTCTCCTGTGACCAAGAGCAGATGTCTTTTACTAGTTAGAAGTAGTTTCATCGGGGTTTCTACTTGTAATCAGGTCTGACTTTCAGTATAGAATAAATAGGAATTTATAGTATGAGATAAACAATGAAAATTTACAGCAAAATTGCTGTGGGTTCCATCCCTCTTCAGATCatctcttgtttccatttccccACTTTGATTTATCCATGTCAGGATGCCTGTGTTATcaaagagttgtgtgtgtgtgtgtgtgtgtgtgtgtgtgtgtgtgagagagagagagagagagagagagagagagagagagagagagagagagagagagagagagagagattgggttAACAACCAAATTAGTACCATCTCTACTTTTTGCATTCCATTTCCTGACGACCCAAAGGTTTACAGACCCAATCTGTGGGTGCAAGtacatcccactgaactcagtaggcctTTCCCCTATTCCTCATACAAGCAGAACAAGGTGAAATTCACTTCACATTTGTCTAATCTTCAAGGTTTGCTTCTTCATTTTCACAGCAGCCATGTGGGAAAATAAATCACTGACCTTGTTTTTACAGGCATTCCTGAGTTCTCAGTGCAAGTATCAGAATCCCCTCTATTTGCAGAGAAAGGGCAGTGCCGAAAGACAAGTCCTGCAAATTCCAGGAAAAGTGTATTTTGCTACCAGTGTCTTAGAGAGGTAAAGGGCTGGACTCATCCTGGTTTGTATTAGCCCCTATTAACACCTAACTTGTGAATTTGAATTTCAAGCTTAGGTAAGTTTGTGGTTTTGCTATTCAAcacgaattacagtggtacctctggtacctcgggtcaagtacttaattcgttcaggaggttcgttcttaacctgaagtactactttagctaatggggtatcctgctgctgccgcgccgccggagcacgatttctgttctcatcctgaagcaaagtgcttaacctgaggtactatttctggtttagcggagtctgtgacctgaagcgtatgtagcccgaggtaccactatacttggaATGGACAGGTGTGTCCAACAcaaataattgttttttttttgttgtgaGCTGCAAATGGCCAACTGCACACACTCCTATTGTGATTGCTGTATATAGCGTGGAAATGTTCTGTGTGGGATCTATACTATGATGTTATCAATTTACAATAATCCCATGTTTCAATAGAATTCTTCAGATTTCAACCTGTCCCCAGTGTCTGAAGGAGCAGGAGGCAATTCTTTGACTAAAGAGGAGGGTGTGCACCTTGACTCCTGTGTACCTGCATGCAAATGCATTGATATGACTACAAAATGTTGGTTCACTACTTCCTTGCACACCCACCCATCCTTATCTTTCCTTACCTAGAGAGTGCAGGTAATTTAATATTTTTGGGTTACATCTGCCTTTGGTAAgtaccctgagatctttggaaagAATGGCAAATATTCTGTAAACATTTTTGGCTAAAAGTctagattaaaaagaaaagaaaagacaatgcCTGTAATCACCATACAATAGCTCATtgccaaaacaaacacaaaaggcGGATGCTGTGACATAGCATTTAGTGTTTCCATAGGGTGGGGCTCAAGCCATGCTCCTTGGTGTAGGAACTAGGGCACTGCAAGAAGATAAGAATGCCTATATTTTCAGATAGGATGGGCAGTATGGCATAAATATTAATCATTACTGCTTTGCCACAGGATCTTCCAGAGAAAATCATACCAGATGTGGTTTGGGATTCACAGAGGAACCATGAAATCTACAGGTGAGATCTTTTTACAATCTCTACATTCAAATAATGTTTTCAACATTGAATTGTCTGCTGACAATTCTGGGAAAGGTACTACAGAACACATTCAGCTAATGTGGGTCTCACGGAGGCATACCCAAAATCACCCCTGAAATATacaatgtatatgtgtgtgtggcgACATCTCAGAGAGATCAGACACAGAAGTTTCCCACCCTTCTCGTACTGCAGCACAAAGGCAACGTGATTCGCAGGGGGGTGGGGTtgctgatacagctccttgcAAGGGCACAAAAGACCCTAGGTACATCTCTGGGGTCTCATGGTCTTCATATAACCAGCTTACATCTGTGACAGCATGTTGTGATTGTGCAGTGGGTGAATTCTGTTACAGAAAAGCTTACCTGCCATGGTAATGGAAGGGAGACTGGAGCCCTCCCCATGCTCACTGGATTTGGCTGGTTTAGAGAATTACTAAGAGTCACTCACATAACCTTTTGTTAGTTCcagcatttaaaagcatttttttccaGTACCGAAAGAAGCCTTACTTACTTCCTGGGCAGTCTTGTAGCCAAAATACTTCTCTATGacaaaatgctgtgtgtgtgtgtgtggcaagatGTTTGCTTGGGAGATTCTCTTTACTAAAAGCTTCATCCCTATACTTGGCCACTGTGTAGCAAAGAGCTTTCAAGGGGAGCCCAGATTTTTCTTATCCTTACCCTTCTAATCAACTCTCCTCATCCCCATACAGCTTCCAATATGTTATTTGCATAGGTCTGCCACCCACACAGCTGTggaaatgttcagggatgcaggagaggatatattgtttgattatagcctttccaacttgggttaacaagttcacaatttagcagagtaacattcccctttttaaacgtACAGCagatgtgtttgctcaggcttgctaaagcctctataataactgttctggtatttcccccttattccctcataaaagataagacacgacacagtcttatTTAAAAGTataaaaggtttactcacattctgttcacaatcggatcccagaagtaaatgaaaggcaagacatggaaagatggatttatttttaattgttttttttttcttttctgtattttgtattttttgttttctttttttattttcttattacttttgtaacttcttttgaaattttaataaatatcatttaaaaaaaaatgaactttTACTACATTGCCATTAGTATGAGAAGAACATGCAGGCCATACATATTAATAGTTGTGAGATGAGCTACAGATACATCTaatacaggcatgtccaacaggtagatcctGATCTGATCTacccggtagatcactggacgtctgtggtagatcaccagctcccccccaaaaaaaccccttaacaactttggctcctctaaaaaaaagctcaacattttccccctgcaccccccaaaaatggggctttcctcctccctgtaAAAAGCTCAGCTACTTTGGCCTGAACCCCAAAAaagtgggtagatcactgccagtttttaactctgtgagtagatcacagtctcttgggagttggccacccctgatctaaTAGAACAGCAGGGGAAACTGCACTGATCACTGTTCCTTTCATCTTTCTCTTTGTTGCATTCAGGTTGTGCTCCCTTGAGGCTGGCTCCTTTCAGTGCTACTACACTGATCTCATATTTGAGGTGGGAGCGGGTGTCACCATAACATACCACTTTGATTCATGGCACAAGCACCTGAATGGAAGGGATGCACAGAGGTTGTCTGTCGCTGGTCCATTGCTCAACATCCAAGCGGATCCACTCGAGGCTGTGGCAGCCGTTCACTTCCCTCACTTCCTGTGCCTTGCAGGTACGgtaggggggtggggaaccttccaATGGTATAACTGTAACTGGAGGAATGAATACTAAACAAGAATACGATATAAcatgtgtgggatgtaatccactgggagcagtcaagtacaacattagcTGTTTTGACTCAGAGATGGCAGGTAAACAGGAAGGAGCTGTTACCAGGAGGGCTGGTGCGGAAAAGAGAAGGGCTAGTGTGCAGGAGGAGATATCtggctttaaagaagaatgggaacattttacaaattacttaaaacaacaacaaaatgaactggactccttggcaggttttgaataaacatacacaaatttattattgcTAACATAATAgacagataaattaaggatctttacaagtttataatatgcagagaataatatgtgttgaaaaatcagagagaggagctgagggaagtcttggggggggagggagggaggatttttcttggggagggggaaggaggaaatgggggaaatgaagatgatatgtttttgataatttgttatgatgaaattcttaataaaaattattttttgaaaaatgtttagaTAACCTCCAGAGCCACTGCCCTAAGCAAGCTACCTATTATTGACCCATATTCCATTTGTGTTCCTTCTTTTTACAGATGGGGACAGCTCCCAAGTCTACATTGGACATTTTGTGGAAGAGGGGATGAGTCTAGAAAAGCCAAGCAGAGTGGGGTCACGTCATGCTGTGTTGAGAAACCCCAAGTTCTCTTCCCGTGGAGTAGTTTTCAAAAAGCCTTGGTTTAAACGGAAGATGAAGGTCCACTGCATCACACTGCTCTATCAAGTGCTTGAAGTTCCAGCTCAAAAATTCCATCTATACCTCCTCCCAAACGACTCTTCTCTAAGAAAGGTAATTGGGAATCTTTCACTCTGCTAAGTGGCACGAGACTTGCAATATGATTAGATGCAAGAACTGTGGGCAAACTCATTCATCAAGGTGTgcttggattgattgattgattgattgattgattgattgattgattgaagttCTAGCAAACATGAACCCACATTAGCAGTTGTCCCCCACCAGCATTAGTGTTCAAATATCCAGTATAAAAATAAACCCCTTTCCTTTGCTGGGCAGAAGCCAAATGACTGTCTTCTTCTCTAGACACAGTGTTGTCATCGAATTGTGTAAAGAAAATACCTTTATGCCAGGTTACGCAGCATGTTGACTTGGAAGTCTTCCCTGAGGTGAGGCTTGGAATTGGCTTAGCAGCTTGGCATTTCCCTTGCATGTCTCA comes from Podarcis raffonei isolate rPodRaf1 chromosome 13, rPodRaf1.pri, whole genome shotgun sequence and encodes:
- the LOC128399338 gene encoding uncharacterized protein LOC128399338, with the translated sequence MQEDAPSNVLAAITGSVPADESAGVESGVPSLRTRHATRPRMRAGGPQTEDRNRRRASLPEGRGSSSPVRREESVRAVGRSLSAGGGMRWTWRHQILPVYSPSRRSVSAPETLEGQGAMGERGALQRKKHTFSEDALGLEGYLSGTYDSERPRAQLRQIHIPLFGALSFEGYNPYVTNDPYKPADIYGDFNSGRENRFLSGIQVGNCNTLCLKKSLAPAVHPGNSSEEDSGLPIKSFLLSGHHLTYNRAIYGLLACTLESLDESELKKFKGELCHFYLPMGDLQATQDWLQERGAWTLCHLLLRHYDVDGAVEVAAKVLKAIDCQPHADKLLRGRASIPEFSVQVSESPLFAEKGQCRKTSPANSRKSVFCYQCLREVKGWTHPGLY